DNA from Aquaspirillum sp. LM1:
ATCAGGCCAAGCACCAGGGGCGCAACCGGGTGGTCAGCGCCGAACCGCTGGACGAGCCGCCCGCAGCGGCGCTCACCCCCGAAACATGAAATACACCGCGCCCAGCATGCACAGCGCTGCCCAGACATAGTCCCATTTGAATGGCTGGTCCATATACAGCACGGCAAACGGAATGAACACGCTCAGCGAGATCACTTCCTGGATGATTTTCAGCTGGGACAGGCTTAGCGCCGTATAGCCAATCCGGTTGGCCGGCACCTGCAGCAGGTATTCAAACAGCGCAATGCCCCAGCTGGCCAGCGCGGCCATCCACCACGGGCTGGCCGCCTGGTTTTTCAGGTGGGCATACCAGGCAAAGGTCATGAACACATTGGAGCAAATCAGCAGGAACACAGCGGACAAAACAGGCATGGCGGGCAGGCGATAACAGACAGTGCGTGATAGAATGCGGCGCGACCGGCGGCACAAGCGTGCCCGGTTGCTCCCCGGCGCTGGCCTGCCCGCAGGCAAGCCGGCTGCCATGATACCGACTTTGCCCGCCCGACAGGATACCTTGATGCGCACCTTACGTTCTGTATTTGCCCTGCTGTTGCTCACCCTGCTGCCCGGCCTGCTGTGGGCAGCCAACCCCAAGGTGGAGCTGACCACCAGCCTGGGCAAGGTTGAGCTGGAGCTGTACCCGGAAAAAGCGCCAAAATCGGTGGAGAATTTCTTGCGCTATGTGAACGACGGCCACTATAACGGCACGGTGTTTCACCGCATCATCAGTGGCTTCATGGTGCAGGGCGGTGGTTTCGACAAGGCGATGGTCGAGCGCAACACCCGCGCCCCCATTGCCAATGAAGCCAATAATGGCCTGAAAAACGAGCCGGGCACGCTGGCCATGGCCCGCACCATGGACCCGCACTCGGCCACCGCGCAGTTTTTCATCAACGTGGGCAATAACGGCTTTCTCAATCACCGCGCGCCCACGGCGCAAGGCTGGGGCTACACCGTGTTTGGCCGGGTCACCCAGGGCATGGACGTAGTGGAACGCATGAGCCGGGTGCGCACCACCAACCGTGGCATGTATCAGGATGTGCCGATGGAAGCCGTGGTGATTGAAAAAGCCGTGGTCAAGGCCGAATGATGTCGTGCTGGCCGTGGCGCTGCTGTCTGGCACCGGGCCGGCGCGGTTAACCCGTTTTTTCCCTTTGCGATTTGTGACAAGGACTTCCCGCATGATCAAGCTCACCACCAACCTGGGTGTGATTACCCTGCAACTGAACGCCGAAAAAGCCCCGAAAACCGTGGCCAACTTTGAAGAATACGTGCGCAGCGGCCACTACGACGGGACGGTGTTTCACCGCGTGATCAACGGCTTCATGATCCAGGGCGGTGGCTTTGCCCAGGGCATGGTGCAAAAGCCCACCCGCGAGCCTATCCCCAACGAAGCCAATAACGGCCTGGAAAACAAGCCGTACACCATCGCCATGGCCCGCACCATGGCCCCGCATTCGGCCACCGCACAGTTTTTCATCAATGTGTCGAACAACGCCTCGCTGAACTTCACCGCAGAAAACATGCACGGCTGGGGCTACTGCGTGTTTGGCGAAGTGGTGGAAGGCCAGGATGTGGTTGACCGGATCAAGACGGTCAAAACCGGCCGCAGCGGCCAGCATCAGGATGTGCCGGTGGAAGACATCGTGATCGAAAAAGCGGAAATCATCGAAGACGCCGCCGCCTGATTGCCTGTGCGTCCGCGCGCGCGTTTGCGCATCCGCCCTGCCCAGCCCTGCTGCGCGGGGCGGTTTTTCTCCTGGCCTGCTTACCGTGACCACACTGTTTATTGCCGACCTGCACCTCTCGCCTGCCACCCCGGCGCTTAACCAGGCGTTTCAGTCCTTTTTGCAGGCGCACGCCGGCCAAGTGGACGCGCTGTATATTCTGGGCGATCTGTTTGAATTCTGGCTGGGCGACGACGACCGCCGGCCATTCAGCCGGCAATGCTGCGCCTGGCTGGCCGAATTTGCCCGGCACACGCCAGTGTTCCTGCTGCGTGGCAATCGGGATTTTTTATTGGGCCGCCGCTTTGCCCGCGACAGTGGCGTCACCCTGCTGGCCGACCCGCATCCGCTGACGCTGTATGGCCAGCCCTATCTGCTCAGCCACGGCGATGGCCTGTGCACCGACGACCTGGCCTATCAGCGGTTTCGTGCCAGGGTACACCAGCGCTGGCTGCAACAGCTGTTTCTGGCACTGCCGCTGGGCTGGCGCGCCCGGCTGGTGGGCGCGGTGCGTCAGGAAACCGGTCAGGCCAAGGCCGACAAGCCTGCGGCCATCATGGATGTGAACCTCCAGGCGGTAGACGCGCTGCTCGACCGCGCCGCGCCGGGTAGCATCCTGATTCATGGCCACACCCACCGGCCAGCCCAGCACCAGTGGCTGCACGCCGGCCAGTTGCGCCAGCGCTGGGTGGTGCGCGACTGGCGCAACGAGGGCGGCGGCTATCTGCAGATCACCCCGTCCGGGGTGCTGGCCGGGAGCTGGCCGGTGACCATCCTGCCGGATTAGGGATACGCTGAAAAAACCGTCATCCCCGCGAAGGCGGGAATCCAGGATGTTGATTTTGCTGGGTTTTGCTTTTGGTGAGAACAATTTTTCTGAATCAATCAGCGCCGCCTTAGAAATCCGCCCCCAGAAACAAATACCCCATCACACCGGAGCCCACGGCCTTGCCCACCCCCACAAACAGCGGGCCAAGCAGGCTGTCGGCCACCACATAGGCGGAGGCTGCCGGGATCCAGCCCTGACGGGCGTACAGCCCCGGCGCGGCATGGCGCACCCGGCCCGCTTCCAGCGACATCCCGGCATACAGCCCGCCGCCAATGGCATTGGGCAAGGCGGCAATCTGCCGGTAGCCCATCAGCCGCAACAGCAGGGTGTCCTGGCCCAGTAACTGATTGGGCCCCATGCCGGACAGGTTGAGAAACCCGCCCAGGCCGATCTGGTCGGCGGCAATGCGCTCACTCCGGGCAAAGGTGCGGGCATATTTCAGCGTGGCACGCAGGGTATTGGCGTCCAGGGTATGCGCCAGGTCGAGCCGGGCACGGACATGGGTGAAATCCTGTTCACTGCCCAGCAGGGTGAATGCCCGGCTGAAGTCTGCCTGCAGCAAATAACCATCGCGTGGCAGCTTGGGCCGGTCAAACTGGTCAATCACCACATGGCCCTGCACCCCGGCCACTTTTTCCCGGCCTGAGTCAAACTGCGCCGGGTCGCCCACTTCGCGCTGGGCGCGTTCATTGCCCCGGAACACCCCCAAACGGATTTCACCATGGTTGGCCAGCGACAGGCCCAGCTCGGCCTGCATGGCCTGACGACGCACGCTATAGCTGCCCAGTTGCTCGCCGCCGGGCAGGTATAGCCGCAGCGGGTGTTCCTGGCCATGCAGCGACCAGGCGGTAAACCAGCGGCTGCCTGGGCCCAGTGGCTGGTAGAACTCGCTGTGCCAGCCGGGGCTGTGGCCAAACGCCAGCTCATTGCGCCATTCTGCCCCCCAGTTATTCAGCCAGATGCGCTGGTGGCTGAATAGCAGGCTGAAGGCATTCTGGCCGTCGGTGCCCGAGTTCAGCCCCAGGCCCATGCGCAGATAATTGGGGGCCACCGCGCGCTCCAGCGGGGTCATTTCCAGCACGGTGCTGCTGCCGTCACGCGCCAGCCGGTAGCCCACCCGTTCAAAGTCACCCGAGGCGTACACCTGGGTGAGCTGCAGCTGCAGCGCGGCGCTGTCCAACGGGCCAAGCGGCACCTGCAACTGCTCGGCCAGGCTGGCGGCGCTGATGATTTCGGTGGGGGCAATGGCCACCCGGTCCACCACGGCAGGAGCGCTCCGGCGCGCCTGACGCTGCGCTTGCCAGGCGGTGTACTCGGCCTCGCTGACGCTGTAGCGGCTGAGTTCCGCCAGATGTGCTTGCACCGCTTCCCGGCCCAGCTCGGCCAGCGCCCGGTAATCTTTGAAGTTGGCGGCGGTATAGCGCCCCAGCTCTGGACGAATCAGGATATCGCGTTGCGGATCGAGCAGTTTTTCCTGCTGGCGAACATTTTGCAGCACGCCAATCTGGGTGTACTGCGCCAGCACATCGACAAACGAGCGAATGTCATCGTGCTTGAGCGACGGAGAACCCACGTCGATGGCAATCACCACGTCGGCGCAGCCGCCGGGGCGCTTGAGGTTTTCCACCGGCAGCTGGCGGGCCATGCCGCCGTCCACCAGCAGGCGCTGGTCCAGTTCTACCGGTTCAAACAGGCCGGGTACGGCCATGCTGGCGCGCTGGGCAAAGGCCAGATCACCGTGGTCAAACACATAGGTGTCGCCGGTGAGCAGGTCGGTGGCAATGGCCTGAAACGGAATGGGCAGGTGTTCAAAGCTGTCCACCACCACATCGCCGGTAATCCGGTGTAGCAGCTGGTCGATATGTTGCGAGCTGACCGCCGCGCGCGGAAAGCGCAGGCTGCCGTCACGAAAACCGGTCAGCAGGTCGAAATAATTGCGGTAATCATCGCGTTTGCGCCGAAACGGCAGTTCGGCGCGTTCCATCTGGCCGCTGAGCACGCGGTCCCAGTCGGTGTGGTCAAATGCCTGGAGGATGGCGTCCGGGCTCAGCCCGGCAGCGTAAAACCCGCCCACCAGCGCGCCGGCGCTGGTGCCGGCCATGCAGGCCACCGGAATGCGCAAGCGCTCCAGTTCGGCCAGGATGCCCAGATGGGCAAAGCCGCGCGCGCCGCCGCCGCCCAGCACCAGGCCGATGCGGGGCGGCGGGCTGGCCTGCGCCGGGCTGGCCAGCAGGAGCAGCACCATCAGCAGGCTGGCCAGCACACGCAAAGCCTGGGTCATTTTTGCTGCACCGTTCAGCGATGCGAGGCAATC
Protein-coding regions in this window:
- a CDS encoding peptidylprolyl isomerase; translation: MRTLRSVFALLLLTLLPGLLWAANPKVELTTSLGKVELELYPEKAPKSVENFLRYVNDGHYNGTVFHRIISGFMVQGGGFDKAMVERNTRAPIANEANNGLKNEPGTLAMARTMDPHSATAQFFINVGNNGFLNHRAPTAQGWGYTVFGRVTQGMDVVERMSRVRTTNRGMYQDVPMEAVVIEKAVVKAE
- a CDS encoding peptidylprolyl isomerase, encoding MIKLTTNLGVITLQLNAEKAPKTVANFEEYVRSGHYDGTVFHRVINGFMIQGGGFAQGMVQKPTREPIPNEANNGLENKPYTIAMARTMAPHSATAQFFINVSNNASLNFTAENMHGWGYCVFGEVVEGQDVVDRIKTVKTGRSGQHQDVPVEDIVIEKAEIIEDAAA
- a CDS encoding DMT family protein; translation: MPVLSAVFLLICSNVFMTFAWYAHLKNQAASPWWMAALASWGIALFEYLLQVPANRIGYTALSLSQLKIIQEVISLSVFIPFAVLYMDQPFKWDYVWAALCMLGAVYFMFRG
- a CDS encoding UDP-2,3-diacylglucosamine diphosphatase, with translation MTTLFIADLHLSPATPALNQAFQSFLQAHAGQVDALYILGDLFEFWLGDDDRRPFSRQCCAWLAEFARHTPVFLLRGNRDFLLGRRFARDSGVTLLADPHPLTLYGQPYLLSHGDGLCTDDLAYQRFRARVHQRWLQQLFLALPLGWRARLVGAVRQETGQAKADKPAAIMDVNLQAVDALLDRAAPGSILIHGHTHRPAQHQWLHAGQLRQRWVVRDWRNEGGGYLQITPSGVLAGSWPVTILPD
- a CDS encoding patatin-like phospholipase family protein yields the protein MTQALRVLASLLMVLLLLASPAQASPPPRIGLVLGGGGARGFAHLGILAELERLRIPVACMAGTSAGALVGGFYAAGLSPDAILQAFDHTDWDRVLSGQMERAELPFRRKRDDYRNYFDLLTGFRDGSLRFPRAAVSSQHIDQLLHRITGDVVVDSFEHLPIPFQAIATDLLTGDTYVFDHGDLAFAQRASMAVPGLFEPVELDQRLLVDGGMARQLPVENLKRPGGCADVVIAIDVGSPSLKHDDIRSFVDVLAQYTQIGVLQNVRQQEKLLDPQRDILIRPELGRYTAANFKDYRALAELGREAVQAHLAELSRYSVSEAEYTAWQAQRQARRSAPAVVDRVAIAPTEIISAASLAEQLQVPLGPLDSAALQLQLTQVYASGDFERVGYRLARDGSSTVLEMTPLERAVAPNYLRMGLGLNSGTDGQNAFSLLFSHQRIWLNNWGAEWRNELAFGHSPGWHSEFYQPLGPGSRWFTAWSLHGQEHPLRLYLPGGEQLGSYSVRRQAMQAELGLSLANHGEIRLGVFRGNERAQREVGDPAQFDSGREKVAGVQGHVVIDQFDRPKLPRDGYLLQADFSRAFTLLGSEQDFTHVRARLDLAHTLDANTLRATLKYARTFARSERIAADQIGLGGFLNLSGMGPNQLLGQDTLLLRLMGYRQIAALPNAIGGGLYAGMSLEAGRVRHAAPGLYARQGWIPAASAYVVADSLLGPLFVGVGKAVGSGVMGYLFLGADF